From Pseudothermotoga thermarum DSM 5069, a single genomic window includes:
- a CDS encoding THUMP domain-containing class I SAM-dependent RNA methyltransferase, producing the protein MELLALCSAGLEQAPCLELKRMGYKILKVTAGHVYFDAKLEDIPRLNISLYSVDRLLISVGRFEATTFDQLFDGTYSLPWENFVHKDAELVVEKVKIRSSKLSATGAVASVVKKAIYQKINSSYQAAIKYPLYVYIKNNVVELALDTTGENSLSRRGYRIKTSVAPLRETIAAALLLISGWDMKKLLVDPFCGSGTIPIEAARMALGILNNKREFAFQKWPMFSNFKLDEFERKIVKAKTVSMGFDIDETILKVAKENAARAGVLDFIRFEKKDFFKLDPFDQSVHVVTNPPYGLRIEGIDNKFYRNLARFFVVFPHSTICVITSKENLEKLFGKKPRKKFRFQNSGIWTWCYIF; encoded by the coding sequence ATGGAATTGTTGGCTCTTTGTTCTGCTGGACTTGAACAAGCCCCATGCTTGGAACTCAAAAGAATGGGATACAAAATTTTGAAAGTTACAGCTGGTCACGTTTATTTTGACGCAAAGCTTGAGGACATACCTAGGTTAAACATTTCACTTTACAGCGTCGACAGGTTGCTTATATCTGTTGGAAGATTTGAGGCAACAACTTTTGATCAACTGTTCGATGGGACATATTCTCTACCTTGGGAAAACTTTGTCCACAAAGATGCAGAACTTGTTGTTGAGAAGGTGAAGATAAGGTCTTCAAAACTTTCCGCAACGGGCGCCGTTGCTTCTGTGGTTAAAAAGGCTATATATCAAAAAATAAACTCATCCTACCAGGCCGCTATAAAGTATCCTTTGTATGTGTACATCAAAAACAACGTTGTTGAGCTAGCATTGGATACAACAGGAGAAAATTCGTTGAGCAGAAGGGGATACAGAATTAAGACATCCGTTGCACCTTTGCGAGAAACAATAGCAGCGGCTTTACTTTTGATAAGCGGTTGGGATATGAAAAAGTTACTGGTAGATCCATTCTGTGGAAGTGGAACAATTCCAATAGAAGCGGCAAGAATGGCTCTTGGAATTTTGAACAACAAACGCGAATTTGCTTTTCAAAAATGGCCAATGTTTTCAAATTTTAAATTGGATGAATTTGAAAGAAAAATTGTAAAGGCAAAAACTGTTTCGATGGGTTTTGACATTGACGAAACAATTTTAAAAGTGGCAAAGGAAAATGCAGCAAGAGCAGGTGTGCTTGATTTTATTCGTTTTGAAAAGAAAGATTTTTTCAAACTCGATCCTTTTGATCAATCTGTTCACGTTGTTACGAATCCCCCGTACGGCTTACGAATAGAGGGAATTGACAACAAATTCTACAGAAATTTGGCAAGATTTTTCGTTGTTTTTCCACATTCAACCATCTGCGTTATAACCTCTAAGGAAAATTTGGAAAAGCTTTTCGGCAAAAAACCTAGGAAAAAATTTCGTTTTCAAAACAGCGGTATTTGGACATGGTGCTATATATTCTAA
- a CDS encoding TldD/PmbA family protein: protein MLEQSLVEKVIDFGLKKGAEFVEIFVEDKFETKMTMIEGRVEAASSERIYGLGLRLFGEDQQVYAYTNDFSEDNLLKMVVRLVDALNLKPKNNVTLNMSKSEIQNRHVIFFYPNEVSKSEKVRIMKLAHEGAKGFSNLITQVVVRYWDYDQKIFIANSDGLMVEDRRIKTRLMVSAVAFKDGEQESGFYGPGASMGIEFFNFVNPFDIGVEAARIADRMVRAEHAPAGRMPVVIANEFGGVIFHEACGHALEATSVAKGASVFAGKLGQKVAAECVSAVDDGTIPNAWGSSNVDDEGIPTQRNVLIENGILKNYLVDRFHAKKMGLKPNGCARRQDYRFAPTSRMSNTFILPGKYLPEEIIAATDCGLYAKRMGGGSVHPATGEFNFAVMEGYLIEKGRITKPVRGATLIGKGIDVINKIDMVANDLARGQGMCGSISGSVPADVGQPTIRVSELIVGGRSK, encoded by the coding sequence TTGCTTGAGCAAAGTTTGGTTGAGAAAGTTATCGATTTTGGCTTGAAAAAGGGAGCGGAGTTCGTTGAAATCTTTGTTGAAGACAAGTTTGAAACAAAAATGACCATGATCGAGGGTAGGGTGGAAGCAGCAAGTAGCGAAAGAATATACGGTTTGGGTTTGAGACTTTTTGGCGAAGATCAACAAGTTTACGCTTACACAAACGATTTCTCCGAAGACAACCTGCTCAAAATGGTCGTTAGACTAGTTGATGCTTTGAATCTCAAACCAAAAAACAACGTGACGTTGAACATGTCAAAAAGTGAGATTCAAAACAGACATGTTATTTTCTTCTACCCCAACGAAGTTTCCAAATCGGAGAAAGTGAGGATTATGAAACTTGCCCACGAGGGCGCAAAAGGTTTTTCCAATCTGATAACACAAGTTGTGGTTAGATATTGGGATTACGACCAAAAAATTTTCATCGCAAATTCAGATGGGTTGATGGTTGAAGATAGAAGAATAAAAACCCGCTTGATGGTTAGCGCAGTTGCTTTTAAAGATGGGGAACAGGAATCTGGTTTTTACGGACCCGGTGCAAGCATGGGCATAGAATTTTTCAACTTTGTCAATCCGTTTGACATAGGAGTAGAAGCGGCGAGGATAGCCGATCGAATGGTTAGGGCTGAACATGCACCTGCAGGAAGAATGCCTGTGGTGATAGCCAACGAGTTCGGTGGGGTGATTTTCCACGAAGCTTGTGGTCATGCTTTGGAAGCAACTTCCGTTGCAAAAGGAGCCTCTGTTTTTGCAGGCAAACTTGGTCAAAAAGTTGCAGCTGAATGTGTTTCTGCCGTTGACGATGGGACCATTCCAAACGCTTGGGGTTCATCAAACGTGGATGACGAGGGAATTCCAACTCAAAGAAATGTGTTGATAGAAAATGGTATTTTGAAAAATTATCTGGTCGATCGATTCCACGCCAAGAAGATGGGATTAAAACCAAACGGTTGTGCAAGAAGGCAAGACTATCGATTTGCTCCAACTTCAAGGATGAGCAACACTTTCATACTTCCTGGAAAATACTTGCCAGAAGAAATAATTGCGGCAACAGACTGTGGCTTGTACGCCAAGAGAATGGGGGGAGGATCGGTTCATCCAGCAACTGGTGAATTCAACTTTGCGGTCATGGAAGGATACCTGATAGAAAAAGGAAGGATAACCAAACCTGTTCGAGGTGCTACTTTGATAGGAAAAGGCATAGATGTGATAAACAAAATAGACATGGTTGCAAACGATTTGGCTCGTGGTCAAGGTATGTGTGGTTCTATCTCCGGTTCTGTTCCAGCAGATGTTGGTCAACCGACGATCCGCGTAAGTGAATTGATAGTTGGGGGGCGAAGTAAATGA
- a CDS encoding TldD/PmbA family protein, protein MKIEQFKEKVFHYAKNAGFDDCEILMVRSREFGVIVSKQNIDNYTDAESIKIHFKGLKDGKAAFSSTEVLDEESAKFLVESALENFIVTDTLEQDDIYFEDPKNYKTFKYFDKFETISVREKIEIAKEMEQKALAFDSRIKSVIMSAYEHQRNEIYLANTKGLELEESYGFGGAFVYLFASDGQKPKRGFKAVFGETPEQIDVENAVQEACKDAISQLGAESVPSGKYKVLLRRDALTSLFFAFLSMFSAENVQKNLSPLKGKLGELIASSKLSVSEDPNHPIIPVKRSFDNEGVRTTRKTFIENGKLTTYFHSLKSAKKDNVKPTGNVFATRCQPLTVVVHGGDKNFETLISQIDRGLLIIGLDGLHSGVKTVSGDFSLGAIGYLIEHGKISKPVEQITVAGNFLQMLKDLEEIGSDCELTQVNAVFPSVLISSLDIAGL, encoded by the coding sequence ATGAAGATTGAACAGTTTAAGGAAAAAGTTTTTCATTATGCTAAAAACGCCGGATTCGACGATTGTGAAATTCTCATGGTAAGATCACGGGAATTTGGAGTTATTGTCAGCAAACAAAATATTGATAATTATACCGACGCGGAATCTATAAAAATCCATTTCAAAGGTTTAAAAGATGGCAAGGCGGCTTTTTCTTCAACCGAGGTTTTGGACGAAGAAAGCGCAAAGTTTTTGGTGGAAAGTGCGCTGGAGAATTTCATTGTAACTGATACGCTAGAGCAGGACGATATATACTTTGAAGATCCTAAAAATTACAAAACGTTCAAATATTTTGATAAATTTGAAACCATCAGCGTAAGGGAGAAGATTGAAATAGCAAAGGAAATGGAGCAAAAAGCCCTCGCATTTGACAGCAGGATAAAATCGGTTATCATGAGTGCGTATGAACACCAAAGAAACGAAATATATTTGGCAAACACAAAGGGATTGGAATTGGAAGAAAGTTACGGCTTCGGTGGGGCTTTTGTGTATCTTTTTGCTTCGGATGGTCAAAAACCCAAACGTGGTTTTAAAGCCGTTTTTGGTGAAACACCCGAACAAATTGACGTTGAAAATGCTGTTCAAGAAGCTTGCAAGGACGCTATTTCGCAACTTGGTGCTGAAAGTGTTCCGTCGGGTAAGTACAAAGTCTTACTTCGTCGTGACGCGCTTACGAGCTTGTTTTTTGCCTTTCTTTCGATGTTTTCAGCCGAAAACGTTCAAAAGAATCTTTCTCCGTTGAAAGGAAAGCTTGGGGAATTGATTGCAAGTTCTAAGCTTTCTGTCAGCGAAGATCCTAACCACCCTATCATTCCGGTGAAAAGATCTTTTGACAACGAAGGAGTTCGAACGACAAGAAAAACTTTCATTGAAAACGGCAAGCTTACCACTTACTTTCATTCTTTAAAATCTGCGAAGAAAGATAACGTTAAGCCGACCGGAAACGTCTTTGCAACAAGGTGTCAGCCTTTAACTGTCGTAGTTCATGGGGGAGACAAGAATTTTGAAACCCTTATTTCGCAGATTGATCGTGGTTTACTCATAATTGGTCTTGATGGATTGCATTCTGGGGTGAAAACCGTTTCTGGTGATTTTTCGCTTGGCGCAATTGGGTATTTAATAGAACATGGAAAGATTTCAAAACCAGTTGAGCAGATAACTGTTGCTGGTAACTTCCTTCAAATGTTGAAAGATTTGGAAGAAATCGGGTCAGATTGCGAGTTGACACAAGTGAACGCAGTTTTTCCATCCGTTTTGATTTCTTCGCTTGATATCGCTGGCTTGTAG
- a CDS encoding ABC transporter ATP-binding protein: protein MNIICENIQKSFSGKTVLKSVSFSASGCVAVVGENGAGKTTLLKILATILKPDKGLLRFDEIDVVRSPEKARKLLSFCPETPILIEELTPLENIKFFAKTKNVKVNALDILEEYNVPNNLPVKKLSKGLKKRLSIAISTLSNPEILIMDEPADELDEFSRTKLYEILSRFKNQGKTVIFTSHRYDDILLADYLVCLKDGTVVFQEEMSTLFASNMYVITLEAETEKHLSNLPFLSRFDNKINILVDGANLAEILGKMKIISIRKPFAYELLSLKNKK from the coding sequence GTGAATATTATTTGTGAAAACATTCAAAAATCCTTTTCTGGAAAAACTGTTTTGAAATCGGTTTCTTTTTCCGCATCGGGATGTGTTGCAGTTGTTGGTGAAAATGGTGCGGGTAAGACTACTCTTTTGAAAATTTTGGCTACGATTTTGAAGCCTGACAAGGGTTTGCTGAGATTCGACGAAATAGATGTTGTCCGTAGTCCAGAAAAAGCCAGAAAACTTTTAAGTTTTTGTCCCGAAACCCCAATTTTAATCGAAGAACTCACACCTTTAGAAAACATCAAGTTTTTCGCCAAGACCAAAAATGTAAAAGTGAATGCTCTGGACATTCTGGAAGAGTATAACGTGCCAAACAATTTACCTGTAAAAAAACTTTCGAAAGGGTTAAAAAAACGGTTGAGCATCGCCATTTCCACCTTGAGTAATCCTGAGATTTTGATCATGGATGAACCCGCGGATGAACTCGACGAATTTTCACGCACAAAATTGTACGAAATACTTTCAAGGTTCAAAAATCAAGGAAAAACAGTCATATTTACCTCTCATAGATATGATGACATTTTGTTGGCGGATTATCTTGTTTGCTTGAAGGACGGTACCGTCGTTTTCCAAGAAGAAATGTCTACCCTTTTTGCGTCAAACATGTATGTCATAACGCTTGAGGCTGAAACTGAAAAACACTTGAGTAATTTACCTTTTCTTTCCCGTTTTGACAACAAAATAAACATATTGGTAGACGGTGCAAACCTTGCGGAAATCCTTGGGAAAATGAAAATCATTAGTATTAGAAAACCATTCGCGTACGAGCTCTTGAGCTTAAAGAATAAAAAATAG
- the dnaN gene encoding DNA polymerase III subunit beta, translated as MPRISVDVSQLSEKVSIVSKIVPSKTIKPILSCILFKLSNGEVFLSATDLESGIKARLRCESEGEGKFAVDAKVLNEIVRTLPDETTAEFTLSEESVTVTCGRSKFKIPTVDPSEFPDLEASAGGTEIQIDASTLASMLEKVIFCAATDEFMKNLNGVFWEVGRELLRLVASDGFRLAIAEERVISNNETSFLLSLKSMRELLSMASKNEEQTLKILYDGRCVSILANDIEMTARVVEIEFPDYKKVLPKAFKTKVVVSTDELVEALKRALVIAKRGTESIRVDVTEDILRISSRSPDYGEAQEEIDVRKDGEDILAAFNPKFLIEALRHIDSEEVELNFVDSTSPLQINPVDVSGYLYIVMPIRIV; from the coding sequence TTGCCAAGAATATCTGTTGATGTATCGCAATTGTCAGAAAAGGTTTCAATTGTCTCAAAAATTGTACCCTCAAAAACAATTAAACCAATCCTTTCTTGTATTTTGTTTAAGTTGTCAAACGGAGAGGTGTTTTTGAGCGCAACGGATTTGGAATCTGGCATAAAAGCAAGGTTGAGATGTGAAAGCGAAGGAGAAGGAAAATTCGCCGTTGATGCAAAGGTTTTAAACGAAATAGTTCGAACACTCCCAGACGAAACCACGGCTGAATTTACACTTTCGGAAGAAAGTGTAACCGTAACGTGCGGTAGAAGCAAGTTCAAAATCCCCACAGTTGATCCATCCGAATTTCCAGACCTTGAGGCTTCTGCAGGTGGAACGGAAATCCAAATTGATGCAAGCACACTGGCTTCGATGCTTGAAAAGGTTATTTTCTGTGCTGCAACCGACGAGTTCATGAAAAACCTGAACGGAGTCTTCTGGGAAGTTGGAAGAGAACTTTTGAGACTAGTTGCTTCAGATGGTTTTCGGTTGGCTATAGCCGAAGAAAGAGTGATTTCAAACAATGAAACTAGCTTTCTGTTGTCGTTAAAAAGCATGCGAGAACTTTTGAGCATGGCAAGTAAAAATGAAGAACAAACATTGAAAATTCTGTACGATGGCAGATGCGTTTCGATTCTGGCAAATGACATTGAGATGACTGCAAGAGTCGTCGAAATAGAGTTCCCCGATTACAAAAAGGTCCTTCCAAAAGCTTTTAAAACAAAAGTCGTAGTTAGTACTGATGAACTCGTGGAGGCTTTAAAGCGAGCATTGGTCATAGCAAAAAGAGGCACTGAATCGATCAGAGTTGACGTTACAGAAGACATTCTAAGGATAAGCAGCAGAAGCCCAGATTACGGAGAAGCTCAAGAGGAAATAGATGTGAGAAAAGATGGGGAAGACATATTGGCAGCATTCAACCCGAAGTTCCTGATAGAAGCCCTAAGACACATCGACTCTGAAGAAGTGGAACTAAACTTTGTTGACAGTACAAGTCCTCTGCAAATAAATCCAGTGGACGTTTCTGGATACTTGTACATCGTAATGCCGATCAGAATAGTGTAG
- a CDS encoding restriction endonuclease, with translation MDWIKIVLIFLLGLFGLILIATYLARKKRIKNFRKKLEKGLNNGWEFEKFVAELFKKCGYKVTTTKGTHDFGADIIVQKRGSMVVLQAKYLSSTPSTTALDEALAAAMIYGATEIGLVTNTQLSDSLKEYARKIEETTFIKKVILIGRKELERVMNGERLI, from the coding sequence ATGGATTGGATAAAAATAGTTTTGATATTTTTGCTGGGACTTTTTGGCTTGATCTTAATTGCCACTTATCTTGCGCGTAAAAAGCGCATCAAAAATTTTAGAAAGAAATTGGAAAAAGGGTTGAACAACGGATGGGAATTTGAAAAATTCGTTGCTGAATTGTTCAAAAAATGCGGTTATAAAGTTACAACGACAAAAGGCACGCACGATTTTGGAGCGGACATAATAGTTCAAAAAAGAGGTTCTATGGTGGTACTCCAAGCAAAGTATTTGTCCTCTACGCCTTCGACAACAGCTTTGGATGAAGCTCTTGCAGCTGCAATGATATACGGAGCAACGGAGATCGGTTTGGTTACAAACACACAGTTGAGCGATAGTTTGAAAGAATATGCTCGGAAAATCGAAGAGACAACCTTTATCAAAAAAGTTATACTCATTGGGAGAAAGGAACTTGAAAGAGTGATGAATGGTGAAAGGTTAATCTAA
- a CDS encoding LCP family protein — MRNTKALFMFIACISFLMLLILAILAVVSIKNLLFVLLPSKIEQNPIVVLLVGTDQVIQGTVRTDAIVIAIVDHVNAKAVLTNVPRDLILGGSKINSVYQKEGIQGLIKVLQQLLKIEINRYVVVDYEVFKYLGDKLGPIEIVVKESMHYEDSVQNLSIHFEPGVHKMKGDQLLAYIRYRKDSMGDLARIERQREVLTKLANKALSLNFQTLQEVVAYVLTKVKTDFKPSEILYLGLAFKRKGLSLSFVNFPYAITERGEVVFDEKKLQNFKDQITFAEYQKSDERVNVLILNCTPDKSRNFLSRTLNLWNASVGFSPEFVIWEDIGINYQEDVVLILNASKASKIVDVLKKVYPEKNFRSIKSADALKEYFAIMDKASQNRIYLKGNTDAVVVVTK; from the coding sequence ATGCGCAATACAAAAGCTTTGTTTATGTTTATCGCTTGCATTTCCTTTCTGATGTTGCTAATATTGGCGATTTTGGCGGTTGTAAGCATAAAAAACTTGCTTTTTGTTTTGTTGCCGTCAAAGATTGAGCAAAATCCAATTGTAGTTTTGCTTGTTGGTACTGATCAGGTAATTCAAGGTACGGTGAGAACCGATGCGATAGTAATAGCAATTGTGGATCACGTGAACGCTAAGGCTGTACTTACGAATGTTCCCAGAGACCTGATTTTAGGCGGTAGCAAGATAAATTCTGTGTATCAAAAGGAAGGAATACAAGGTTTGATAAAAGTACTTCAGCAGTTGCTGAAAATCGAGATCAACAGGTATGTGGTGGTTGATTACGAAGTGTTTAAGTACCTTGGTGATAAACTTGGTCCAATAGAAATAGTTGTAAAAGAATCGATGCACTACGAAGATTCGGTGCAAAATCTTTCAATTCATTTCGAACCTGGTGTTCACAAAATGAAAGGAGATCAATTGCTTGCTTACATAAGATATCGAAAAGACAGCATGGGAGATTTGGCAAGAATAGAAAGACAAAGGGAAGTTTTGACTAAGCTTGCCAACAAAGCGCTTTCTCTGAACTTTCAAACCTTGCAAGAAGTAGTTGCCTACGTGCTTACAAAAGTCAAAACCGATTTTAAGCCAAGTGAGATCTTATACTTAGGTTTAGCCTTCAAAAGAAAAGGCCTTTCACTGAGTTTTGTCAACTTTCCTTACGCAATCACAGAACGCGGCGAAGTCGTTTTCGATGAGAAGAAGTTACAAAACTTCAAAGATCAGATAACTTTTGCAGAGTATCAAAAAAGTGATGAGAGAGTAAATGTACTGATTTTAAATTGCACACCCGACAAATCACGCAATTTTTTGTCGAGAACTTTGAATCTTTGGAATGCTTCGGTTGGTTTTTCACCGGAATTTGTAATATGGGAAGATATAGGAATAAACTATCAAGAGGATGTGGTTTTGATCCTTAATGCTTCAAAAGCTTCTAAAATCGTGGACGTTCTGAAAAAAGTTTATCCTGAGAAAAACTTTAGATCAATCAAATCTGCTGATGCTTTAAAAGAATACTTCGCAATCATGGATAAAGCTAGTCAAAATCGTATTTACTTAAAGGGAAATACAGATGCAGTGGTAGTGGTGACCAAATGA
- the nfi gene encoding endonuclease V → MKYEKLHEWNVSVEEAIKIQNQLRSKIKLMPLKEEKIRYVAGVDLSFPEPNLGYAVIVVIDLFNMSIVENVAAKEKVVFDYIPGLLAFREGPVFLKAWENLKTKPNLVVFDGHGIAHPRGLGIASHMGLWINLPTIGVAKSKLYGFYKGLQQAKWSEVPLLDPSGNQIGIVIRTKENADPIFVSPGHLCDLDSASKIVKKMCLENNRLPEPTRLAHLLTQKIHRR, encoded by the coding sequence ATGAAGTACGAAAAGTTGCACGAATGGAACGTTTCTGTTGAAGAAGCGATAAAAATACAAAATCAACTTCGTTCAAAGATCAAGTTGATGCCCTTGAAAGAAGAAAAGATCAGATACGTTGCAGGCGTGGATTTATCGTTTCCAGAACCAAACTTGGGATATGCGGTTATCGTAGTGATTGATCTTTTCAATATGAGTATAGTTGAGAATGTTGCAGCAAAGGAAAAGGTTGTATTCGATTACATACCGGGTTTGCTTGCCTTTCGCGAAGGACCTGTTTTTCTAAAAGCTTGGGAAAATTTGAAAACAAAACCAAATTTGGTTGTCTTTGACGGGCACGGTATAGCTCATCCAAGGGGATTAGGTATAGCCTCCCACATGGGGCTTTGGATAAATCTTCCAACTATCGGTGTTGCAAAGTCAAAATTGTATGGTTTTTACAAAGGTTTGCAACAAGCCAAATGGAGTGAGGTACCGCTTTTAGACCCTTCTGGAAACCAAATAGGAATAGTCATTAGAACAAAGGAAAATGCCGACCCAATCTTTGTTTCGCCAGGACATCTATGCGATTTAGACTCCGCTTCTAAAATTGTGAAAAAGATGTGTCTTGAAAACAACAGGCTACCTGAACCAACAAGATTAGCTCATCTTCTCACCCAAAAAATTCACAGGAGGTGA
- a CDS encoding iron-containing alcohol dehydrogenase family protein, producing MWRYYMPTKVFFGLDSVKQNWEIFSSLGKNALIVTGKRSSKENGSLDDLKATLQKANVNFVVFDDVEENPSFRTVRKIVEIYVDGNYDFVIGLGGGSPLDTAKAVAVLLKNKKLKVEDLYDPSKYTDALPICAIPTTAGTGSEVTQYSVLTDDNGFKRGFSSDVAFPKVAFIDPKYTLMMNEGLTRSTGLDALCHAVEGYLSRRATPISDVIALQAIELIAQYLPKVLQNPNDFEAREKMCLASCLAGVVIAQTSTTLAHALGYPLSTFKDIRHGDATAAFLDVVVDQARNEVPEKVEKIESILGKMDEFLKNVGLNVSVEISDEELEIWVQKAISAKHVQWTRGNFDAKLVRELYERVRKY from the coding sequence ATGTGGCGATACTACATGCCAACCAAAGTTTTCTTTGGTTTGGACAGCGTCAAACAAAACTGGGAAATTTTCTCGTCTTTGGGTAAAAATGCTTTGATAGTTACGGGGAAACGATCGTCAAAGGAAAATGGTTCTCTCGATGATCTCAAAGCAACTTTGCAAAAAGCAAATGTAAATTTTGTTGTTTTCGACGATGTAGAGGAAAATCCTTCATTTAGAACCGTAAGAAAGATTGTTGAAATATACGTTGACGGAAACTATGATTTTGTAATTGGTCTTGGTGGTGGAAGTCCTTTGGATACGGCAAAGGCTGTGGCAGTTTTGTTGAAGAACAAAAAGCTAAAAGTTGAAGATTTGTACGATCCATCGAAGTACACAGATGCTCTTCCAATTTGCGCCATACCAACGACTGCCGGTACTGGAAGTGAGGTGACTCAGTACTCTGTTCTGACAGATGATAATGGTTTTAAACGAGGTTTTTCCAGTGATGTTGCTTTTCCAAAAGTTGCTTTCATCGATCCAAAGTACACTTTGATGATGAACGAAGGTTTGACAAGATCAACCGGGTTGGATGCGCTTTGTCATGCGGTTGAAGGATACCTTTCTAGAAGAGCTACCCCCATTTCTGATGTTATAGCTCTTCAAGCAATAGAGTTGATCGCGCAATATTTACCAAAGGTTTTGCAGAATCCAAATGATTTTGAGGCACGCGAAAAAATGTGTCTAGCTTCATGCCTTGCCGGTGTCGTCATAGCACAAACTAGTACGACTTTGGCTCACGCTCTTGGTTATCCTTTAAGCACGTTTAAAGACATCAGACACGGTGATGCCACCGCTGCCTTTCTGGACGTTGTGGTTGATCAGGCTAGAAATGAAGTCCCAGAAAAAGTTGAGAAAATTGAATCAATTCTCGGTAAAATGGACGAGTTTCTCAAAAACGTCGGTTTAAACGTGTCAGTTGAAATTTCCGATGAAGAATTGGAAATTTGGGTGCAAAAGGCCATTTCGGCAAAGCATGTTCAGTGGACAAGGGGTAATTTCGATGCAAAACTGGTTCGAGAACTTTACGAAAGGGTGAGAAAGTATTAA
- a CDS encoding class I SAM-dependent rRNA methyltransferase: protein MKAKVYLKVDRQNQYHPWIYKQEIGKIVGDYENGDLVGVFTPSGRFRGIGYINDRSKITVRLLSFEPIDVDRLIKMRIENAIHRRKRLLKDQEALRLIYAESDWLPGLIVDKYGDYLVLQINTLGMEKLKEKVVSTLVSLLPNVVGIYEKSDAPAREKEGLAQSTGWLYGSGPEIIYFRSDGLVLAADLLGQKTGAFLDQIRNARVLSHFAEGSVCLDAFSYTGNFALHLLKYGAKHVKLVDYSERALQIADDLLKKNGFEGKYELINENAFDWLKRNSAYGEQYDIVVLDPPSFAKTARSKDQAIRGHKEINLRAIRLIKKPGLLVTSSCTQVISEMEFEQILLDAANDSHAELAVIYKSGQSFDHPYLLGVEETRYLKFFVCEARRRS from the coding sequence ATTAAAGCAAAGGTTTATCTAAAAGTTGACCGACAAAATCAGTATCATCCTTGGATTTACAAGCAAGAAATAGGAAAAATCGTTGGCGATTACGAGAACGGGGATTTAGTTGGTGTTTTTACACCATCTGGTAGATTTCGCGGCATAGGCTATATCAACGATCGCTCGAAGATAACCGTTAGGCTTTTGTCTTTTGAGCCGATTGATGTAGATAGACTTATAAAAATGAGAATCGAAAACGCTATTCATCGAAGAAAAAGGTTACTCAAGGATCAGGAAGCTTTAAGGTTGATCTATGCAGAGTCTGATTGGCTACCAGGACTTATAGTCGACAAATACGGTGATTATTTGGTCCTTCAGATAAACACCTTGGGTATGGAAAAGCTCAAAGAAAAAGTTGTTTCAACTCTTGTGAGTCTTTTGCCAAATGTTGTTGGAATATACGAAAAATCAGATGCCCCGGCTAGGGAAAAAGAAGGTTTGGCGCAATCGACGGGATGGCTTTACGGTTCAGGTCCTGAAATAATTTATTTTCGCTCGGATGGACTTGTTTTAGCTGCGGATCTTTTGGGGCAAAAAACAGGAGCTTTCTTGGATCAAATAAGGAATGCTCGGGTGCTTTCGCATTTTGCCGAAGGTAGTGTTTGTTTGGATGCCTTCAGCTACACCGGCAACTTTGCTTTGCACTTGCTCAAGTATGGAGCAAAACACGTAAAATTGGTCGATTATTCAGAAAGAGCGCTGCAAATAGCCGACGATCTTTTGAAGAAAAACGGTTTTGAAGGAAAATACGAGTTGATAAACGAAAACGCTTTCGATTGGCTTAAGAGAAACTCTGCCTACGGGGAACAATACGACATAGTTGTGTTGGATCCACCTTCCTTTGCCAAAACAGCTAGATCGAAGGATCAAGCTATCAGAGGCCACAAGGAAATAAATTTGCGTGCCATAAGGTTGATCAAAAAACCAGGTCTGCTTGTCACATCATCTTGCACGCAGGTGATAAGTGAAATGGAGTTTGAGCAAATATTGTTGGACGCGGCAAACGATTCACACGCAGAACTTGCCGTGATTTACAAATCAGGGCAATCTTTTGACCATCCGTATTTGCTTGGGGTTGAGGAAACAAGGTATCTGAAGTTTTTCGTATGTGAGGCAAGGAGGCGAAGTTGA